Proteins found in one Mixophyes fleayi isolate aMixFle1 chromosome 8, aMixFle1.hap1, whole genome shotgun sequence genomic segment:
- the RNPC3 gene encoding RNA-binding region-containing protein 3, translating into MVGSYVKVNTRWLPHTKSRRSSHGINVNWRKFVYTDWSDVQMEIMERKTLLIRHLPSDLIPEDQRKLLEKSGAESVRICSGRTRGSLKNVAYATYPNKFAAAKALSVLHQFTVLGHTLVVEYAKEDHIHLPDQPSFSTKKKSGEKTDTSKETKLPDQVSIERGVAPNHGLVFPIRSSLKYLYPPPTSTILANIANALASVPKFYVQVLHLMNKMNLPAPFGPLTAQPPLYSDYLAVPSPYPPVPPDLPENPPLPELDDDYDMDVSSREESEYESGDDEEKEIVARMKELAELLPKRQQIKKQSRPRKKMKIKDFVTVPAPPHSHAHAPLLPSEVFEQPSIIGMKKMELHIPADMPASTDATAPCLETETALEGTEEPPGFGKIFPSHVPKDKEEDEEEEEEDFPKDFISRRELEKGRVSKDEMRKLSVFKSYKPGEPNCRLYVKNLSKQVTEKDLKFIFGRFIDTSSETEKNMFDIRLMKEGRMKGQAFIGFPNEEVAAKALKQIHGYLLFDKPIVIQFARSARPKPNPEKAQTKR; encoded by the exons ATGGTTGGCAGTTATGTCAAAGTAAACACAAGATGGCTACCACACACCAAATCTCGCAGATCATCACACGGGATTAACGTGAACTGGCGGAAGTTTGTCTACACGGATTGGAGTGATGTACAAATGGAGATTATGGAAAGGAAAACACTACTGATTCGGCATCTCCCTTCCGACCTTATCCCGGAGGATCAGAGAAAACTGTTGGAGAAGAGTGGAGCGGAAAGTGTTCGCATATGTTCCGGTAGAACCCGGGGGAGCTTG AAAAATGTAGCTTACGCAACATACCCAAATAAATTTGCAGCTGCAAAG GCTCTGTCAGTACTTCACCAGTTCACTGTATTAGGTCACACTCTTGTGGTTGAATATGCTAAGGAGGACCACATTCACTTACCAGACCAGCCTTCCTTCTCAACGAAAAAGAAAAG TGGAGAAAAAACAGATACAAGTAAAGAAACCAAACTCCCAGACCAGGTCTCCATTGAGAGAGGAGTAGCACCCAATCATGg ACTTGTGTTTCCAATAAGATCCAGTCTGAAGTACCTATACCCCCCCCCTACAAGCACCATTTTGGCAAACATTGCAAATGCCTTGGCAAGTGTTCCTAAATTCTATGTGCAG GTTTTACACTTGATGAATAAAATGAATCTGCCAGCTCCCTTTGGGCCTCTTACTGCACAGCCTCCCCTG tattcaGACTATTTGGCCGTGCCTTCACCATACCCACCAGTCCCACCTGACCTTCCTGAGAATCCTCCACTACCAGAGCTGGATGATGACTATGACATGGATGTTTCCAGCAGAGAAGAGTCTGAATATgaaagtggtgatgatgaagaaaaAGAGAT TGTTGCTCGTATGAAAGAACTGGCAGAGCTGCTGCCCAAGAGACAACAGATAAAAAAACAATCCCGTCCACGAAAGAAGATGAAGATAAAGGACTTTGTAACTGTGCCTGCACCACCACACAG ccacGCACATGCACCTTTGCTACCTTCTGAAGTCTTTGAGCAGCCATCTATAATAGGCATGAAAAAAATGGAACTTCATATTCCTGCTGACATGCCTGCATCTACAGATG CCACTGCTCCATGTTTAGAGACCGAAACAGCACTTGAAGGAACTGAGGAGCCTCCTGGATTTGGGAAGATCTTCCCTTCTCATGTTCCTAAGGACAAAGAGGAGgatgaggaagaagaagaggaagatttTCCCAAGGACTTTATTTCCAGGAGAGAGCTGGAGAAAGGAAGGGTTTCTAAAGACG aaatgagAAAACTATCTGTATTTAAGAGCTATAAGCCAGGAGAGCCAAATTGCAGACTCTATGTGAAAAATTTGTCAAAACAAGTTACTGAAAAG GACCTGAAGTTTATATTTGGAAGATTTATAGACACTTCATCTGAAACCGAAAAAAACAT GTTCGACATTCGCTTGATGAAAGAAGGGAGGATGAAGGGACAAGCTTTCATAGGTTTTCCCAATGAGGAAGTGGCCGCAAAGGCATTAAAACAAATCCATGGATATTTACTCTTTGACAAACCGATTGTTATT CAATTTGCACGCTCAGCTCGACCCAAGCCTAACCCTGAAAAAGCACAGACCAAGAGATAG